A window of Colias croceus chromosome 13, ilColCroc2.1 genomic DNA:
TATATTCATACTTTATCTTCTATGCCTAGATTTTATGCACTTCAAGTGCGTAGATACTTTTTATTGagcagaaaatataaattgtaacttAATATTACAGCCATTAGCAAAACTAGGAGCAATTGTCACGGGAATTGATCCAAGTGAAAGTCTCATAGATTTGGCCATAGAACACAGCAAGAATTTCGGACCAAACAAGCCAACATATTACTGCACCACACTGGAGGTAAATAATTGCCTATCGTTAAGTTATTAGTTAATAATCAACAAATACATAAAGCAGATATTTAAGGAATTGAACCCGAAAAATTAtactattttacaaaaatacgcGTGGGTACTTATTGATTAGGTACAATTAAGTAGAAACACATCTGAGCAAGATGggcatttacataaataaggACCTTAGCAGAATTTGTAAACCGGAAGATGGAAACTGCACGCATTTCTTTATGCTACGGCCACACTACCTTACCGTCTACCGGGCTGTTACCGCAATAATTATGGCATTAAATTACCGTCTAAATTACTGCATGAACTGGTGTGGTTACACTACAGTTTACCTAGATATGTCGGTTTATTGGCATTTACCGcagcaaaaaaaatattagttaataattaatatatatgtaatatggTTTCTGTAATAATTCTTTCTTTAAGGattctttctttttaaaaaggattttttctttttcaaatcaTCTATTGTACTTGGAAatgataaattttgtttgatcCGACGCCACGCATCCTTGTGTACACTGCGATGTTTATAGTTCTTCTGTTGGGTATCCCCAAGATCCCAAAGAGAAGAATTCGAAGAATTCCAAAAATTTGCGCCATCGAGCGCTTTTTCATTTGACCACTCCATGTCGGTCGATACGTGCGTCGCCGGTGAGCTCATATTGCACACTGGACAAACGGTAGTGTGGCCGCATACGCATCTTCTTTGATGTGCGAAAGAATACCGCCGCCGGAGCTATTGCCTACCGCCATTTGTCATATTGATTGGCATTGTAGAATTATGGCCATAAGTCGTGGTTACACCTAGGTGTTGTTAAAGTTGTGGCAATAATTATTGGCATATGACGGTAGTGTGGCCGTAGCATTATATTGTTCCCTAATGCAAGCTTATCAGTCTTAttggtttttaaatatatctgCTATACCTTTATCTCAAACGAAGAGATAAGTAAAAAACTGCAACCTACGTAATTAGATATTCAGCTTAAAATCGCAATAGTTAGTTACCGATATACtgattacataatattgttttctttcAGGAACATGCTCCTACCCATCAAAATCACTACGATGCCATAGTAGCATCAGAAGTCATTAGCCACTTGgtcaataaagaattatttttcaagttaTGTGTAGAAACTCTCAAAGCTGGAGGAAAGATATTCGTAACTGCCCCAAACCGGACGTGGATAGCGTACTTTTTAGGAATATATTTGGCTGAGAATGTTCTAAAAGTAGTTGCTAAAGGACTACACGATTACGAGAAATTTATATCTCCTGAGGATGTCTCACGCATATTAGAGAAAAGTAAGACttgaatgatatttttaaacataaaataacattgttaTACATTTCAGTCTATAgactatatattatagtacttatagtttatTTAGTAGCTACTATActacctatatataatatagtaggtactaaATATCCGCCCCGGCTTTAATTTAGCATTCAGGTAACATACGtatcaaaaaaagaaaaattaaaatcggtGCAGTAGTTAATCgcgtttaataaataaacacactcTTCAACATACATAGTACAAACTTCTTTTTGTTTCAGACAACTGCAAGGTGGACAATACCCGAGGTTTAATTTACTTGCCCTTTTTGCACCAATGGCAATGGATGTATTTCAAATCTCTGTGGTATGCGCTAGAGGCAACAAAATTggaataagttaaataaataataaaaaatgtgatattttatagtatgttttattacctaataaacatttattgcttgtaattttacttttttgtaGTTTGCTAAAGATCGAACGCTTTCGATCGACTTTAGTGAACAACAGTTGTTGggatgtatttttgttttttgactaaatggaaaatacattttgaaatgatGGCGTCATATGGCTGGCTTtccgataatattaaaattatattacaaatttactatttatattacttagttagttagttacacatttttttatacttattaaaaattaaaattgccaGAAAAACCTTTTGATTCTGAGATAActttttgcaaaaataaaatgatattccACGTGCAacccttattaaaatatagttcaggatacatcgcccatttttgcaagtgactactatcaagctgattttccgtttgtagctttattttgatgagacaccgaataatttcgtgtacgaaactctcgattgtggtaggtagctaacagagataacaaggataaaattttttgatttgatggttctcaaatatttcgAAGTtactaggtacttaggtagttagttactacaataattactttttcagGAAAATTGTTTAATCACCCACATTCAGACTTTACTTAACTTTTACAGTTTACCGTTATTTTTTTCTGCCATTTACTCACCATACGtttcacaaatatttaaaaaaataaagtcgTTGACACTATGCACATATCTAATTACTAGTATGCCAAAGTAGATAGGTACGTCATAGAAACATGATGATGGTTTCATAGATTTCGTGATAGAgacgatatttatttatattatgagatCGTAACGATTATGAGGAGGGCAATATAGGGATAGAACGAAATTTTTGGTATAACTAAACGGAATGTTTCTGTTATGATGCTGATATTGATTTGCATATAACTCTAGAAGGAGCTACAATGTCGCTTCTCAAACTTCTAAAAGCACCAAGCTTGCTGTTTAAAAAGGATGTTATTACATTCGTTATTATTCGTCGGCAGGATTTGGGTGGTAAGTTATGTTTAGTGAAAAAATCTTTCTCAAAACCCCGTATTGAATATTGATGTGATCTGTCATCTAAACCTTATaaatatagttcaggatacatcgcccatttttgcaagtgactaagtactatcaagctaattttccgtttgtagctttattttgatgagacgcccaataatttcgtgtacgaaagtctcgattgtggtagctaacagagataacaaggataaaaatttttgatttgatggttctcaaatatttattactaactgaattttttttttttcaatctcaagataattacctaaattattcgaaaaaaatatttgtcctacaaaatctatggtt
This region includes:
- the LOC123696578 gene encoding ubiquinone biosynthesis O-methyltransferase, mitochondrial-like, giving the protein MSDKIGPTVDVVEIERHSELKNNWWMPNGSVPCLHSMNDLRIPYIVDGITASRTIINDDLPLANIRILDIGCGGGILSEPLAKLGAIVTGIDPSESLIDLAIEHSKNFGPNKPTYYCTTLEEHAPTHQNHYDAIVASEVISHLVNKELFFKLCVETLKAGGKIFVTAPNRTWIAYFLGIYLAENVLKVVAKGLHDYEKFISPEDVSRILEKNNCKVDNTRGLIYLPFLHQWQWMYFKSLWYALEATKLE